In Rhodanobacteraceae bacterium, a single genomic region encodes these proteins:
- a CDS encoding UbiD family decarboxylase, with protein sequence MAYSDLRQFLRSLEHDGQLKRIAEPVAPELESTSFCLRTLKANGPALLFEQPRGSRIPLLGNLFGSRARIEAALAGRPLTSLNELGELLAALKEPRWPASLRQALESWPELAQLAHVAPRRVHEAPFQHQVLEGEELDLGRLPIQRCWPEDAGRLVTFGLVVTRGPRQKRQNVAVYRQQLIGPSSLIMRWLPHRGGALDYADHCAATPDQPFPVLVAIGADPATLLAAVAPVPDTLSEHEFAGLLRGQRSQLWHSELTGLDAPAGAEILLEGFIHPKDRAIEGPFGDHTGYYNAQARFPVLSVQRMSLRQGAIYHGSYMGRAPFDEPSVLAMALNDLYVPILRRVFPEIVDFHLPPEACSYRVAVVSIRKQYPGHARRVMMGVWSYLRQFTYTKFVVVVDADIDARDWRQVLWAIATRVDPARDSLLIENTPIDYLDFASPVAGLGSKLGLDATNKLPGETTREWGRPIVLDPAVERRVDGFGSG encoded by the coding sequence ATGGCCTACTCCGACCTCCGCCAGTTCCTGCGCAGCCTGGAGCACGACGGGCAGCTCAAGCGCATCGCCGAACCAGTCGCCCCCGAGCTCGAGTCGACCTCCTTCTGCCTGCGCACGCTCAAGGCGAACGGACCGGCGCTGCTGTTCGAGCAGCCGCGCGGCTCCCGGATCCCGCTGCTCGGCAATTTGTTCGGCAGCCGCGCGCGGATCGAGGCGGCGCTCGCCGGGCGGCCGCTGACCTCGCTCAACGAACTGGGCGAGCTGCTCGCGGCACTCAAGGAGCCGCGCTGGCCTGCGAGCCTGCGCCAGGCGCTCGAGAGCTGGCCGGAGCTGGCGCAACTGGCGCACGTGGCGCCGCGACGGGTGCACGAGGCGCCGTTCCAGCACCAGGTGCTGGAAGGCGAGGAACTGGACCTCGGACGGCTGCCGATCCAGCGCTGCTGGCCGGAAGACGCCGGGCGCCTGGTCACCTTCGGCCTGGTGGTCACCCGCGGGCCGCGGCAGAAACGCCAGAACGTGGCGGTGTATCGCCAGCAGCTGATCGGGCCGTCCTCGCTGATCATGCGCTGGCTGCCGCACCGCGGTGGCGCGCTGGACTACGCCGATCACTGCGCCGCGACGCCGGACCAGCCCTTCCCGGTGCTGGTGGCGATCGGCGCCGACCCGGCCACCCTGCTGGCCGCCGTGGCGCCGGTGCCGGACACGCTGTCCGAACACGAGTTCGCCGGCCTGCTGCGCGGCCAGCGCAGCCAGCTCTGGCACAGTGAGCTGACCGGCCTCGATGCGCCCGCGGGCGCCGAGATCCTGCTCGAAGGCTTCATCCACCCGAAGGACCGCGCCATCGAAGGCCCGTTCGGCGATCACACCGGCTACTACAACGCGCAGGCGCGCTTCCCGGTGCTCAGCGTCCAGCGCATGTCGCTGCGCCAGGGCGCGATCTACCACGGCAGCTACATGGGCCGCGCACCCTTCGACGAGCCCTCGGTGCTGGCGATGGCACTGAACGACCTCTACGTACCGATCCTGCGCCGGGTATTCCCCGAGATCGTCGATTTCCATCTGCCGCCGGAGGCTTGCTCCTACCGCGTCGCGGTGGTGTCGATCCGCAAACAGTATCCCGGCCACGCGCGCCGCGTGATGATGGGCGTGTGGTCCTACCTGCGGCAGTTCACCTACACCAAGTTCGTGGTGGTGGTCGACGCCGACATCGACGCGCGCGACTGGCGCCAGGTGCTGTGGGCGATCGCCACCCGCGTAGACCCCGCGCGCGATTCGCTGCTGATCGAGAACACCCCGATCGACTACCTCGACTTCGCCAGCCCGGTCGCTGGGCTTGGCTCCAAACTCGGATTGGATGCCACCAACAAGCTGCCCGGCGAGACCACCCGCGAGTGGGGCCGGCCCATCGTGCTCGATCCCGCCGTGGAGCGGCGGGTGGATGGGTTTGGATCTGGCTGA
- a CDS encoding U32 family peptidase: MRLVCPAGSPPAFRAAIDAGADAVYVGFRDETNARAFPGLNFGEQDLVAAVDYAHARGRELYIALNTYPTPSRIPQWRGAVDRAARLGADAIIAADPDLLDYAASAHPSLARHLSVQGSATTHVALRWYRERFGIARAVLPRVLSVEQVERVCAAQVVPIEVFAFGSLCIMVEGRCQLSSFVTGASPNRHGVCSPARAVRWEEHPDGSRSVRLSGVLIDQFRPDEPAGYPTVCKGRYAVGDALFHALEEPTSLNTLELLPRLAAAGVCALKIEGRQRGAAYVGAVARVWRQAIDQLARAPDRFSARPEWQQALAQHAEGRQTTLGAYQRGWQ, from the coding sequence ATGCGCCTGGTATGCCCTGCCGGCAGCCCGCCGGCCTTTCGCGCGGCGATCGACGCCGGCGCCGATGCGGTCTATGTGGGCTTCCGCGACGAGACCAATGCGCGCGCCTTTCCCGGGCTGAACTTCGGCGAGCAGGACCTGGTCGCCGCGGTGGACTACGCGCATGCCCGCGGCCGCGAGCTGTACATCGCGCTCAACACCTACCCGACACCCTCGCGAATCCCGCAGTGGCGCGGCGCAGTCGACCGCGCCGCGCGCCTGGGCGCCGACGCGATCATCGCCGCCGATCCGGACCTGCTGGACTACGCCGCGAGTGCGCACCCATCGCTGGCGCGGCATTTGTCGGTGCAGGGCTCGGCGACCACCCACGTGGCGCTGCGCTGGTACCGCGAGCGTTTCGGCATCGCGCGGGCGGTGCTGCCGCGGGTGCTGTCGGTGGAGCAGGTCGAACGCGTCTGCGCCGCCCAGGTGGTGCCGATCGAGGTGTTCGCCTTCGGCAGCCTGTGCATCATGGTCGAGGGCCGCTGCCAGCTGTCCAGCTTTGTCACCGGCGCCTCGCCGAACCGCCACGGCGTGTGCTCGCCGGCGCGCGCGGTGCGCTGGGAAGAGCACCCCGACGGCAGCCGCAGCGTGCGCCTCTCCGGCGTGCTGATCGACCAGTTCAGACCCGACGAGCCGGCCGGTTACCCGACCGTGTGCAAGGGCCGCTACGCGGTGGGCGACGCGCTGTTCCATGCACTCGAGGAACCCACCAGCCTGAACACCCTGGAGTTGCTGCCGCGCCTGGCCGCCGCCGGCGTGTGCGCGCTGAAGATCGAGGGTCGCCAGCGCGGCGCCGCCTACGTCGGCGCGGTGGCCAGGGTCTGGCGCCAGGCTATCGACCAGCTCGCGCGCGCACCGGACAGGTTCAGCGCCCGGCCCGAATGGCAGCAGGCGCTGGCGCAGCACGCCGAAGGCCGCCAGACCACGCTCGGGGCGTATCAGCGCGGCTGGCAGTGA
- a CDS encoding NnrS family protein: MHIVLQPPARPPSLSPAELARIVAAAPHRLLFLGGATAVLLAMTWWALWLVAASSGAFAMPQPAIPAGWAHSLGMQYQALPMFMFGFLLTVFPRWMGQPAYTRWHYLPVGGSLFAGYLAFHSGLFGAPAMVHIGWVMTIAGWLTGLVLLFRLLWLDGGRTWHAIACWVALALGFVGMVLTARYLHGGDARLLFGAIKLGTFGLLLPIYLTVCHRMLPFFSQGVIPGYKVWRPGWILAAMLALVFGHLLLELAHAYAWLWLVDFPLAALAALLVVRWRFLDARRVRLLFVLHWGFAWLPLAMLMYAAQSAWFAWSGEFVFGRAPVHALTVGFFGSLLVAMVTRVTQGHSGRPLEMGRIPWLCFWLLQGVVLLRIASEILPDAPLWLALSAAGWVLAFLPWVLRSAWIYLTPRVDGAPG, translated from the coding sequence ATGCACATCGTCCTGCAACCACCGGCCCGGCCGCCGAGCCTGAGTCCCGCCGAGCTGGCGCGCATCGTCGCCGCGGCGCCGCACCGGCTGTTGTTCCTCGGCGGGGCCACTGCGGTGCTGCTGGCGATGACCTGGTGGGCGCTGTGGCTGGTCGCCGCGTCTTCCGGCGCCTTTGCGATGCCGCAGCCGGCGATTCCGGCGGGTTGGGCGCATTCGTTGGGGATGCAGTACCAGGCGCTGCCGATGTTCATGTTCGGCTTCCTGCTGACGGTGTTCCCGCGCTGGATGGGGCAGCCGGCCTACACCCGCTGGCATTACCTGCCGGTCGGCGGCAGCCTGTTTGCGGGCTACCTGGCCTTCCACTCCGGGTTGTTCGGCGCGCCGGCGATGGTGCACATCGGCTGGGTCATGACCATCGCAGGCTGGCTGACCGGCCTGGTCCTGCTATTCCGCCTGCTGTGGCTGGATGGCGGACGCACCTGGCACGCGATCGCCTGCTGGGTGGCGCTGGCGCTGGGCTTCGTCGGCATGGTCCTTACCGCGCGCTACCTGCACGGCGGCGATGCCCGCCTGCTGTTCGGCGCGATCAAGCTCGGCACGTTTGGCCTGCTGCTGCCGATCTACCTGACGGTGTGCCACCGCATGCTGCCGTTCTTCTCGCAGGGCGTGATTCCCGGCTACAAGGTGTGGCGGCCGGGCTGGATCCTGGCAGCGATGCTCGCGCTGGTGTTCGGTCATCTGCTGCTGGAACTGGCGCATGCCTATGCCTGGCTGTGGCTGGTCGATTTTCCGCTGGCGGCGCTGGCGGCGCTGCTGGTGGTGCGCTGGCGCTTCCTCGATGCGCGCCGCGTGCGCCTGCTGTTCGTGCTCCACTGGGGCTTCGCCTGGCTGCCGCTGGCGATGCTGATGTACGCGGCGCAGAGCGCGTGGTTCGCCTGGAGCGGCGAGTTCGTCTTCGGCCGCGCGCCGGTGCACGCCTTGACGGTGGGCTTCTTCGGCAGCCTGCTGGTGGCGATGGTCACCCGCGTCACCCAGGGCCATTCGGGGCGGCCACTGGAGATGGGCCGCATCCCCTGGCTGTGTTTCTGGCTGCTGCAAGGCGTGGTGCTGCTGCGCATCGCCAGCGAAATCCTGCCGGATGCGCCCCTGTGGCTGGCGCTGTCCGCCGCCGGCTGGGTGCTCGCTTTCCTGCCATGGGTGCTGCGCTCGGCGTGGATCTACCTGACGCCGCGGGTCGATGGAGCGCCGGGCTAA